DNA from Mucilaginibacter mallensis:
CGGGCATGCCGGAGGCTACAAAAAAACCAATGTATAATTGGCTGTCAAACGAATTGCTTACTGTGCCTATCATTTTCCAGGTGATCCCATCGGTTGAATAATAGGCTGAGCATTTGTCGTTCTGCCGTTGCAGTTTAAGCCAGCAATAGCCGGTGAGCCTGCTAAAGGTAACTATAGACTCATCTTCCATTGGGACGTTCACAGCTGATAAAACTTTAGACCCGGCAGTGTTACGGAGTATCAATTTCAAATTCCATTGTGGTGCTTCAACCTGCCGGGATGCTTCCGGGCTCATCAGCAAAGAAACCTGTTTCGCATCAGCTTTCAGGCCCTGCCGCATGGTAAGGCCAAAACTGGTTAGCTGTGAACTGATCTGCGGCACGTAGCGGGCTATAATGGTACCATTCCCGGTTAACGGGCGATATAAGAATTGCCCTGAGTCATGTACACTGTCAATTAATGCCCCCTCGCCTTGTATGGTAAATGCGTTGCCATCAAATGCGACAGATCCCTGCTTAGCAGTATCCAATGCTGCTAAATTCCACCCGGCGGGAAGCGCTGAAGTTATCCCGACAGGATAAGCATCACTACTCTGCCCGGCATTATTAACTGCTGATACGGTGTAATAATAAGTTTTACCACGAATAGCATCGTGATCTCTGTAAACGGATTTTTTAATAGCGGAAGCAAGTATATTAAAAGCTCCTCGCGGGGACTCACTTCTTTTAACCGTATAACTGGCGACATTTACCGGTTCAATCCAACTGATTATATTTCCGTTTTCAGGTGTGGTTTTAGCTATCAGTCCAGCCGGAGGCGCTGGCGCTATAATAGCAGTTTTTTTGTTTGACGATCCTGACCTCGAATAAAGCAAGGTGCCAAAACCAACATTATCGCCTCCCGAGCCCTTTTGTTCCGGCCTTGTTTTCTCGGCAACCTGCTGTGTATACGGCGCCGGCAGCCCCATCCGGTTTACGTAGTGATTGTAAACCTGCTCATATATGGTGCGGAACCGTCCACGGCCTTCTAAGGATATCTGCTTATGCAGGTATTTGCCGCTTTTATCAATGACAGGAGTATAAGGCACGTCTAGTCCCAGGTTATATTTTGCAGTATATTCAAATCCCTTCAATAAAAGATTATCATCATAAGCATAAAGATTTAAACCCTGATGCCATGCGATCTCGGCACAATCAGCCAGGTGGGCGATACCCAGCTGGGTATGCTGCTGATCACGCCCGCTTTCCTGGCATTGGCCTGCCTCATTTATAATATAATTTGAAAGCCGGCCATTGCCTGCTCCGTTTACATAGTAACGCAGCGCGTCTTCAAAAATCGCCCTGTCGTTACAAAATACGCCTATGGCCATATCGGTTTTAATGGCAGCGCTGTCCCAATTACCATTGGCAAACAGTGCGTAATTTTTTATCACCGGGTAAATCACTTCTCTAAAGTGCTTTTCTGTCTTTTCAATATCGGCGGCTGACCACCCTGCATCGGTATAGCGCAATATTTCGGCTGCATTGATCATTTTAAACGGACCAAGGCCGGTCATCAATACAGCATCACGCCCGGTTATAGATTTCAGGGTGGATGACCATGCATTGATGATCTCCTCTGCCTTGGCGGCATATTCTTTTTTTCCGGTGATGACCCACATTATGGCATTCTGATAGGCTGCAGCGGCATCCGTATCGTATATATTTTGGCCTACGGTAGGGTTACGGCCAACCATGGTCATTGGCCCCTGCATTTGATAGGTATATTGCGATTGCGCGTCTGCCGCGAACACCAGATAGCCGCTGTATATCGGCTCTTGCTTATCTGCTACCGCTCGTTTTATTCTTTCAATATCTTCTGTATTTTGTAACAAGCCGGGGTGCGTAAAACCTTGCGCAATTGCACGGGAAAGACTGCCCACTAAAAACAGGCAGCAAATAATCGTTA
Protein-coding regions in this window:
- a CDS encoding alginate lyase family protein; translation: MKCIHKVLTIICCLFLVGSLSRAIAQGFTHPGLLQNTEDIERIKRAVADKQEPIYSGYLVFAADAQSQYTYQMQGPMTMVGRNPTVGQNIYDTDAAAAYQNAIMWVITGKKEYAAKAEEIINAWSSTLKSITGRDAVLMTGLGPFKMINAAEILRYTDAGWSAADIEKTEKHFREVIYPVIKNYALFANGNWDSAAIKTDMAIGVFCNDRAIFEDALRYYVNGAGNGRLSNYIINEAGQCQESGRDQQHTQLGIAHLADCAEIAWHQGLNLYAYDDNLLLKGFEYTAKYNLGLDVPYTPVIDKSGKYLHKQISLEGRGRFRTIYEQVYNHYVNRMGLPAPYTQQVAEKTRPEQKGSGGDNVGFGTLLYSRSGSSNKKTAIIAPAPPAGLIAKTTPENGNIISWIEPVNVASYTVKRSESPRGAFNILASAIKKSVYRDHDAIRGKTYYYTVSAVNNAGQSSDAYPVGITSALPAGWNLAALDTAKQGSVAFDGNAFTIQGEGALIDSVHDSGQFLYRPLTGNGTIIARYVPQISSQLTSFGLTMRQGLKADAKQVSLLMSPEASRQVEAPQWNLKLILRNTAGSKVLSAVNVPMEDESIVTFSRLTGYCWLKLQRQNDKCSAYYSTDGITWKMIGTVSNSFDSQLYIGFFVASGMPGLATAVRLDQISVNNEPLSKN